From Mustelus asterias chromosome 5, sMusAst1.hap1.1, whole genome shotgun sequence, a single genomic window includes:
- the tmem200a gene encoding transmembrane protein 200A yields MIATGGVITGLAALKRQDSARSQHFHPPPPSSASEKRKPKRKPKANVVVVRGKIRLYSPSGFFLFLGILILVVGIAMAVLGYWPQEADKKHPVASKFGLPDNGSHVITNHAGVLMEFFEQHLHSDKMKMIGPFTMGIGIFIFICANAILHENRDKETKVIHMQDIYSTVIDIHSQRIKEQRHMNGAWIGHPGNSDVKCPDNQCAAKLAANVLLSFSGLPNDRITPQKWNAYEEEDGLPKDVNTWLYPKTLTPSGSSNRPQTESHREKCSYLKKCETKSIVSSSISAFTLPVIKLNNCVIDEPELDNITEDSDLSKGRVRHTSMSSLTVPSTDIIDSYKPPNPRLLRSNTTITGGKPPNASSGASVGIFLSPGFPKKEFGSNTSLHMLSCHSKSLDLERGSSTLTVQGEQRKHPSWPRLDRSNSKGYVKLENKEDPMDTLPVPQAAVKSSYTNKEKLLMISRSHNNLSFENDEFLGNKLRRGASETRF; encoded by the coding sequence ATGATAGCAACAGGGGGTGTAATAACAGGACTGGCAGCCCTGAAGAGACAGGACTCTGCTAGATCACAGCActttcatcctcctcctccatcctCTGCTTCAGAGAAAAGGAAACCTAAACGTAAGCCCAAAGCCAATGTTGTTGTTGTAAGAGGCAAAATCAGACTCTATTCACCTTCAGGATTTTTCCTTTTTCTTGGAATTTTAATTTTGGTGGTTGGGATCGCAATGGCAGTTCTTGGCTACTGGCCACAGGAGGCTGATAAGAAACATCCCGTAGCTTCGAAATTTGGACTACCGGATAATGGGTCTCATGTGATAACAAATCACGCTGGAGTATTAATGGAGTTTTTCGAACAGCACTTGCATTCTGATAAAATGAAAATGATTGGCCCCTTCACCATGGGGATAGGgatatttatatttatttgtgCTAATGCGATACTACATGAAAATAGGGACAAAGAAACAAAAGTGATACATATGCAAGATATTTATTCCACTGTCATTGATATCCATAGCCAAAGAATTAAAGAGCAAAGACATATGAACGGGGCTTGGATTGGCCATCCTGGGAATTCTGATGTCAAATGTCCTGACAACCAATGTGCTGCTAAGCTGGCTGCTAATGTATTATTGTCATTTTCTGGGTTGCCTAACGATAGAATCACTCCACAGAAATGGAATGCTTATGAGGAAGAGGATGGCCTACCTAAGGATGTTAACACATGGTTATACCCAAAAACCCTGACACCATCAGGCTCCAGCAATCGGCCACAGACAGAATCTCATAGAGAGAAATGTAGCTATCTTAAAAAGTGTGAGACAAAGTCTATTGTTTCATCATCTATCAGTGCTTTCACGCTCCCAGTTATTAAACTTAACAATTGTGTGATAGATGAGCCTGAACTTGATAATATCACGGAGGATTCTGACCTCAGTAAAGGTAGGGTTAGGCATACATCCATGTCATCTTTAACCGTACCGTCAACTGATATTATTGACTCGTATAAGCCACCGAATCCACGTTTATTAAGAAGCAACACCACGATAACAGGTGGGAAACCGCCCAATGCATCTTCTGGTGCATCAGTGGGAATCTTTCTATCACCAGGCTTCCCCAAGAAAGAGTTTGGATCAAACACTTCCCTTCACATGTTATCCTGTCATTCGAAGTCTTTGGACCTGGAGAGAGGTTCCTCAACACTTACGGTACAAGGAGAGCAAAGAAAGCACCCAAGCTGGCCAAGACTTGACCGTAGTAACAGCAAGGGTTATGTGAAACTGGAAAACAAAGAAGATCCAATGGACACACTACCTGTACCACAGGCTGCTGTAAAAAGCAGTTATACAAATAAAGAGAAATTACTTATGATCTCGAGATCTCATAACAATCTAAGTTTTGAAAACGATGAATTTTTAGGTAACAAGTTAAGGCGCGGAGCTTCAGAAACAAGGTTTTGA